One genomic region from Haloarcula taiwanensis encodes:
- a CDS encoding glycosyl transferase translates to MTAVEVSVVLPAYNEEDTIESTVSTTVGTLASFLPEDAFEVIVAEDGCSDRTPEIAARLADEDSRVRHVHSDERLGRGGALEYAFERADGDTLVYFDTDLATDMGHLQELVDAVRVDGYDVATGSRWMPENRADRPAKRGVPSFGYNTLVRTLLRSDIRDHQCGFKAFDRGALETLLPLVQDEHWFWDTELLVKAQRNGYQVKEFPVDWTPKGDSKVDIVRDVFGMGSQILRTFWELSVSPRITREVSLGAGTLLVVVALLLMTQYLDPDRVLAEMAGAAPEIVALSAVVYAVSWPLRGIRYRDILVSMGYRERWRFLTGAVFISQTGNLVFPARAGDAVRAYVIKARRSIPYPSGFASLAVERVFDLLTITLLAGVVMIGLAVTGSAEQLLTALTGDTVGGDAASSGRTAVAVAGGVGLVAIGAVVAIVASARSDRNLVRAVIERLSGDSYADYVAGIIEGFVGDVQTVAADGSAFTRVGIGSLLIWTFDVITALIVFAAFGYSLTPSLVAVGFFAVSVGNLAKVLPLTPGGVGLYEGAFTVIVASLTPVGVAAAIGVAIVDHAVKNIVTIIGGVVSMAWLNVSLTTAVEESQSTDAIEPETND, encoded by the coding sequence ATGACTGCGGTCGAGGTGAGCGTCGTTCTCCCCGCCTACAACGAGGAAGACACCATCGAGAGCACAGTCTCGACGACGGTCGGGACGCTCGCCTCGTTTCTCCCCGAAGACGCGTTCGAGGTCATCGTCGCGGAGGACGGGTGCTCGGACCGCACGCCGGAGATAGCGGCGCGGCTCGCAGACGAGGACAGCCGGGTCCGACACGTCCACAGCGACGAGCGGCTCGGCCGCGGGGGCGCGTTGGAGTACGCCTTCGAGCGGGCCGACGGCGACACGCTGGTGTATTTCGACACCGACCTGGCGACGGACATGGGGCACCTCCAAGAACTCGTCGACGCCGTCCGCGTCGACGGCTACGACGTGGCGACGGGGTCGCGCTGGATGCCCGAGAACCGCGCCGACAGACCTGCCAAGCGGGGGGTTCCGAGCTTCGGCTACAACACGCTCGTCCGGACGCTCCTCCGGTCGGACATCAGGGACCACCAGTGTGGCTTCAAGGCCTTCGACCGGGGGGCGCTGGAGACGCTGTTGCCCCTCGTCCAAGACGAACACTGGTTCTGGGACACGGAACTGCTCGTGAAGGCCCAGCGCAACGGCTACCAGGTGAAGGAGTTCCCCGTCGACTGGACGCCCAAGGGCGACTCGAAGGTCGACATCGTCCGGGACGTGTTCGGCATGGGCAGCCAGATTCTCCGGACGTTCTGGGAGCTGTCGGTCAGCCCCCGGATTACCCGTGAGGTGTCGCTGGGCGCGGGGACGCTGCTCGTCGTCGTCGCCCTCCTGTTGATGACGCAGTACCTCGACCCCGACCGCGTCCTCGCGGAGATGGCCGGGGCAGCGCCCGAAATCGTCGCGCTGAGCGCCGTCGTCTACGCCGTCTCGTGGCCGCTCCGGGGCATCCGCTACCGGGACATCCTCGTCTCGATGGGGTATCGGGAGCGGTGGCGCTTCCTGACGGGGGCGGTATTCATCAGCCAGACCGGGAACCTTGTGTTCCCGGCGCGAGCCGGTGACGCGGTCCGAGCGTATGTTATCAAAGCGCGTCGTTCGATTCCGTACCCGTCCGGGTTCGCGTCGCTGGCCGTCGAGCGGGTGTTTGATCTGCTGACGATAACGTTACTTGCTGGTGTCGTCATGATCGGGCTGGCTGTAACGGGGTCGGCCGAACAGTTGCTGACGGCGCTGACGGGCGATACAGTCGGCGGCGACGCAGCCAGCAGCGGACGGACTGCCGTGGCCGTAGCTGGTGGTGTTGGCCTTGTAGCAATCGGAGCCGTGGTGGCTATTGTCGCCAGTGCGCGGAGCGACCGCAACCTCGTTCGGGCCGTCATCGAGCGACTGAGCGGTGACTCCTATGCTGATTACGTTGCCGGCATTATCGAGGGGTTCGTCGGTGACGTACAGACGGTGGCCGCTGATGGGTCAGCGTTCACTCGTGTCGGCATCGGAAGTCTCCTGATCTGGACGTTCGACGTGATAACGGCTCTAATCGTTTTTGCGGCCTTCGGCTACAGCCTGACGCCGTCACTGGTTGCCGTTGGCTTCTTCGCGGTCAGCGTTGGGAACCTCGCCAAGGTTCTGCCGCTGACGCCCGGCGGGGTCGGTCTTTACGAGGGTGCGTTCACCGTCATCGTCGCGTCGCTAACACCGGTCGGCGTCGCCGCGGCCATCGGTGTCGCTATCGTCGACCACGCGGTCAAGAACATCGTCACCATCATCGGCGGCGTCGTGTCTATGGCCTGGCTCAACGTCTCGTTGACCACAGCCGTCGAGGAGTCCCAGTCGACGGACGCTATCGAACCGGAAACGAACGACTGA
- a CDS encoding transcription initiation factor IIB 2, giving the protein MSEHTRTRQQREEQTTESTESESTACPECSGSLVIDDEHGETVCEDCGLVVESDEIDRGPEWRAFDSSEKDEKSRVGAPTTNMMHDKGLSTNIDWRDKDAYGNSLSGKQRQKMQRLRKWNERFRTRDSKERNLKQALGEIDRMASALGLPENVRETASVIYRRALDEDLLPGRSIEGVSTASVYAAARQAGVPRSLDEITEVSRVEKSEIARTYRYVVRELSLEVRPADPESYVPRFASSLELSDEAEHRARQLLQNAKEQGVHSGKSPVGLAAAAVYAAALLTNEKTTQAAVSEVADISEVTIRNRYHELLEAEQDLPVA; this is encoded by the coding sequence ATGAGTGAACACACACGGACACGACAGCAACGTGAAGAACAGACGACGGAGTCGACGGAATCAGAGAGCACGGCGTGCCCGGAGTGCAGTGGCTCGCTCGTTATCGACGACGAACACGGCGAAACAGTCTGTGAGGATTGTGGCCTTGTCGTCGAGTCTGACGAGATCGACCGCGGCCCCGAGTGGCGCGCGTTCGACTCCAGCGAGAAAGACGAGAAGTCCCGCGTCGGCGCACCGACGACGAACATGATGCACGACAAGGGCCTCTCGACCAATATCGACTGGCGCGACAAGGACGCTTACGGTAACTCTCTGTCGGGTAAACAGCGCCAGAAGATGCAGCGCCTGCGCAAGTGGAACGAGCGCTTTAGAACGCGGGACTCCAAGGAACGCAACCTCAAGCAGGCCCTCGGTGAGATTGACCGGATGGCTTCGGCACTCGGACTCCCGGAAAACGTCCGCGAGACGGCCAGCGTCATCTACCGCCGCGCGCTGGACGAGGACCTCCTGCCCGGCCGCTCCATCGAAGGTGTCTCGACGGCGTCCGTCTACGCCGCCGCGCGCCAGGCCGGTGTCCCGCGCTCGCTCGACGAGATCACGGAGGTCTCCCGGGTCGAGAAAAGCGAAATCGCGCGGACCTACCGCTACGTCGTCCGCGAACTCTCGCTCGAAGTCCGTCCTGCCGACCCCGAGAGCTACGTCCCGCGCTTTGCCTCCTCGCTGGAACTGTCCGACGAGGCCGAACACCGCGCCCGTCAGCTCCTCCAGAACGCCAAGGAACAGGGCGTCCACTCCGGGAAGTCGCCGGTCGGCCTCGCCGCCGCCGCCGTCTACGCCGCCGCACTGCTGACCAACGAGAAGACGACGCAAGCCGCCGTCTCCGAGGTCGCCGACATCTCCGAGGTCACCATCCGCAACCGCTACCACGAGCTGCTGGAAGCCGAGCAGGACCTGCCCGTCGCGTAA
- a CDS encoding modification methylase: METTHRVRTGDARTLNCPDDSVELVVTSPPYPMIEMWDDIFTELDPDIGAALDRGDGDRAFILMHDVLDAVWAEIERVLVPGGIACINVGDATRSMADGFRSYPNHAEITDRLTDHGLRALPDILWRKPTNSGAKFMGSGMVPPNAYPTLEHEHILVFRNGERRRLEPGADRRYESAYFWEERNEWFSDLWELPGETQDLDDGLRDRSGAFPLTVPYRLISMFSVYGDTVLDPFLGTGTTTLAAMVAGRNSVGVDRDPDLLSTLEDRVATAPERSRTIAQERLADHRSWVEQRRADGKEPGYEAEQYDFVVNTKQEKRIQFYAVDSVTATDDGFRAVHERVE; encoded by the coding sequence ATGGAGACGACACACCGGGTTCGAACCGGTGACGCCCGCACGCTCAACTGCCCCGACGACAGCGTCGAACTGGTGGTCACGTCCCCGCCCTATCCGATGATAGAGATGTGGGACGACATCTTCACAGAGTTAGACCCCGACATCGGGGCGGCGCTGGACCGCGGGGACGGCGACCGGGCGTTTATCCTGATGCACGACGTGCTCGATGCGGTGTGGGCTGAGATAGAGCGCGTGCTGGTCCCCGGCGGCATCGCCTGCATCAACGTCGGGGACGCGACGCGATCAATGGCGGACGGCTTTCGCTCCTATCCCAACCACGCGGAGATAACCGACCGACTGACCGACCACGGCCTGCGGGCGCTGCCCGATATTCTGTGGCGGAAACCAACCAACAGCGGCGCGAAGTTCATGGGTTCGGGGATGGTGCCGCCCAACGCCTATCCGACGCTCGAACACGAACACATCCTTGTGTTCCGCAACGGGGAGCGCCGCCGCCTCGAACCGGGCGCAGACCGCCGCTACGAGAGCGCCTACTTCTGGGAGGAGCGCAACGAGTGGTTCTCCGACCTCTGGGAACTGCCCGGCGAGACGCAGGACCTCGACGACGGGCTCCGGGACCGCTCGGGAGCCTTCCCGCTGACGGTGCCCTATCGGCTCATCTCGATGTTCTCGGTGTACGGCGACACCGTGCTCGACCCGTTTCTCGGCACCGGGACGACGACGCTGGCGGCGATGGTCGCCGGCCGCAATTCGGTGGGCGTGGACCGCGACCCGGACCTGCTGTCGACGCTGGAAGATCGGGTTGCCACCGCTCCGGAGCGCTCCCGAACCATCGCTCAGGAGCGCCTCGCCGACCACCGCTCGTGGGTAGAGCAACGGCGCGCCGACGGCAAGGAACCGGGCTACGAGGCCGAGCAGTACGACTTCGTCGTCAACACGAAACAGGAAAAACGGATCCAGTTCTACGCGGTTGACTCAGTCACAGCGACCGATGACGGCTTTCGGGCTGTCCACGAGCGGGTCGAGTAA
- a CDS encoding 3-dehydroquinate dehydratase → MDFESFTLLAATDDLGVEPAARADADGLELRMDFADEPLAQLDAYDGDLPILVTNRPTWEGGEAADTAGRLDTLEAALEHDAVRAVDLELAALEGAGDHNAGRVADAARDRDASVVVSTHNFESTPAREAIVSRLERACAQGDVGKMASTAQSPDDVLAMLGATRALTTAGKQVATMCMGSAGRHSRAVAPLYGSRIGYAPVDPADATAPGQYDLATLRTLVRQLQSDG, encoded by the coding sequence ATGGACTTCGAGTCGTTCACCCTGCTCGCTGCCACCGACGACCTCGGGGTGGAGCCGGCCGCTCGCGCCGACGCCGACGGGCTGGAGTTACGGATGGATTTCGCCGACGAGCCGCTGGCACAGTTGGACGCCTACGACGGCGATCTCCCGATACTCGTCACGAACCGACCGACGTGGGAGGGTGGCGAGGCCGCTGATACCGCAGGCCGCCTCGATACACTCGAAGCTGCGCTCGAACACGACGCTGTGAGGGCCGTCGACCTCGAACTCGCAGCGCTGGAGGGAGCCGGCGACCACAACGCTGGCCGCGTCGCCGACGCTGCCCGCGACCGCGATGCGTCCGTGGTCGTCTCGACGCACAACTTCGAGTCCACACCTGCCCGTGAGGCGATTGTAAGTCGGCTCGAACGGGCCTGCGCTCAGGGCGACGTGGGGAAGATGGCCAGCACAGCCCAGTCGCCCGACGACGTGTTGGCGATGCTCGGGGCGACCCGAGCGCTGACCACCGCGGGCAAACAGGTCGCCACGATGTGCATGGGGTCGGCCGGTCGCCACTCCCGGGCCGTTGCCCCGCTGTACGGCTCCCGCATCGGCTATGCACCGGTTGATCCCGCTGACGCGACCGCGCCGGGTCAGTACGACCTCGCAACGCTCCGGACGCTGGTCAGACAGCTACAGAGCGACGGCTGA
- a CDS encoding zinc ribbon domain-containing protein has translation MTGKGRKRPLLAVVLAFIFPGLGHFYLRKWVRGLLWLGLLFMLSVVFVVTGAIDPVTQLSVEAISSSYQSRPTEVTIGSVVITTLNVVDAYWVAVNENQATEVEAGTTCPNCGKELDEDIDFCHWCTTQLDPLEADQQ, from the coding sequence ATGACTGGCAAAGGACGCAAGCGGCCGTTGCTGGCCGTGGTGCTTGCGTTCATCTTCCCCGGGTTGGGACATTTCTACCTCCGTAAGTGGGTGCGGGGACTGCTGTGGCTCGGGTTACTGTTCATGCTGTCGGTGGTGTTCGTCGTCACTGGCGCTATCGACCCTGTCACCCAGCTAAGCGTAGAGGCTATCTCGTCGTCGTATCAGTCCAGACCCACCGAAGTGACAATCGGCTCGGTTGTGATTACGACGCTCAACGTCGTCGACGCCTACTGGGTCGCGGTCAACGAAAATCAGGCCACGGAAGTCGAAGCCGGCACAACGTGCCCGAACTGCGGCAAGGAACTCGACGAAGACATCGACTTCTGTCACTGGTGTACGACGCAACTGGACCCGCTCGAGGCGGACCAGCAGTAG